A genomic stretch from Lathyrus oleraceus cultivar Zhongwan6 chromosome 2, CAAS_Psat_ZW6_1.0, whole genome shotgun sequence includes:
- the LOC127118582 gene encoding uncharacterized protein LOC127118582 gives MPRKRFGIQEPQTAIQHAQYYLKKIGLGPNNYYFWKQIGKALICTYTVMGAAWLYNETSPLGWWTLKPMPKEEKDMAHLYERREFPYPGDAEAMEEFVKQGGMIGTTIGPKGMVENDMDESDYKKELKDKKFEQEAQKLWLRMRNEIIAELQEKGFEVE, from the exons ATGCCTCGTAAACGCTTCGGAATCCAGGAACCCCAAACAG CTATACAACATGCCCAATACTATCTGAAGAAAATAGGACTAGGGCCAAATAACTACTACTTCTGGAAACAAATTGGGAAGGCTTTGATATGCACCTATACAGTGATGGGTGCAGCGTGGTTATACAACGAGACATCGCCATTGGGTTGGTGGACGCTGAAGCCAATGCCAAAGGAAGAGAAGGATATGGCTCATTTGTATGAGCGACGTGAGTTTCCGTATCCGGGTGACGCAGAAGCTATGGAGGAGTTTGTTAAACAAGGTGGAATGATTGGAACAACTATTGGACCTAAAGGAATGGTGGAGAATGATATGGATGAAAGTGATTATAAGAAGGAGCTTAAGGATAAGAAGTTTGAGCAGGAGGCTCAGAAGCTTTGGTTGAGGATGAGGAATGAAATTATTGCTGAGCTTCAGGAGAAGGGTTTTGAAGTAGAATGA
- the LOC127118583 gene encoding uncharacterized protein LOC127118583 isoform X2, whose product MEKTKKMLQRRLNQQESEALSRLQSVPSIRPGDDSSFYEHFVLTGIKVDKVQPGVVSCSFKVPPRLTDSNGKLANGAIATLVDEVGGVLVHEEGLPMNVSVDMSISFLSTAHVNDELEITSMLLGRKGGYSGAIVLLKNKATGELIAEGRHSLFGRHNSKM is encoded by the exons ATGGAGAAGACGAAGAAGATGTTGCAGCGGAGGCTAAACCAACAAGAATCGGAAGCCTTATCACGACTCCAATCTGTTCCTTCCATCAGACCCGGCGATGATTCAAGCTTCTACGAACACTTCGTTCTCACTGGCATCAAAGTTGACAAAGTCCAACCCGGCGTCGTTTCTTGTTCTTTCAAAGTCCCTCCTCGCCTCACC GACAGTAATGGAAAGTTGGCGAATGGCGCAATTGCAACTCTTGTGGATGAGGTGGGAGGTGTTCTAGTCCATGAAGAGGGTCTCCCCATGAATGTCTCAGTTGATATGTCTATTTCTTTTCTTTCAACTGCTCATGTTAAT GATGAACTAGAAATTACTTCTATGCTGTTAGGAAGGAAAGGAGGTTATTCTGGAGCAATTGTTCTCCTTAAAAATAAAGCTACTGGAGAATTGATAGCAGAAGGCCGGCATTCACTATTTGGCAGACATAACAGCAAAATGTAA
- the LOC127118583 gene encoding uncharacterized protein LOC127118583 isoform X1 encodes MEKTKKMLQRRLNQQESEALSRLQSVPSIRPGDDSSFYEHFVLTGIKVDKVQPGVVSCSFKVPPRLTDSNGKLANGAIATLVDEVGGVLVHEEGLPMNVSVDMSISFLSTAHVNACSHLPQSLLQVLGFRLDVPLPVYSLYFYCVHQHESCHYMKFVMYLKCLVC; translated from the exons ATGGAGAAGACGAAGAAGATGTTGCAGCGGAGGCTAAACCAACAAGAATCGGAAGCCTTATCACGACTCCAATCTGTTCCTTCCATCAGACCCGGCGATGATTCAAGCTTCTACGAACACTTCGTTCTCACTGGCATCAAAGTTGACAAAGTCCAACCCGGCGTCGTTTCTTGTTCTTTCAAAGTCCCTCCTCGCCTCACC GACAGTAATGGAAAGTTGGCGAATGGCGCAATTGCAACTCTTGTGGATGAGGTGGGAGGTGTTCTAGTCCATGAAGAGGGTCTCCCCATGAATGTCTCAGTTGATATGTCTATTTCTTTTCTTTCAACTGCTCATGTTAAT GCTTGTAGCCACTTGCCACAGAGCCTGTTACAAGTTCTTGGCTTCAGGCTTGATGTTCCCCTACCAGTTTACTCTCTTTACTTCTACTGTGTGCATCAACATGAATCTTGCCATTATATGAAATTTGTCATGTACTTAAAATGTTTGGTTTGTTAA